A region of Paenibacillus sp. 37 DNA encodes the following proteins:
- a CDS encoding Na-translocating system protein MpsC family protein: MELLDSNESKKKMCQYYNEISKELFGFGTTLLRVTIDQNIVTFYAKHRRSPRSDALEGEAPGLKLEVDFRMSVLYKKKFREKLEQHMGLPIEAILRDYDASTQWAITNVILEQA, translated from the coding sequence ATGGAACTACTGGACAGCAATGAGAGTAAGAAGAAGATGTGCCAGTATTATAACGAAATCTCGAAGGAACTGTTCGGATTTGGCACCACTCTCCTGAGAGTGACCATTGACCAGAACATTGTGACCTTCTACGCGAAGCACCGACGTTCACCGCGCTCTGACGCCCTGGAAGGGGAGGCCCCCGGCTTAAAGCTGGAAGTGGACTTCCGCATGTCTGTCTTATATAAGAAGAAATTCCGGGAGAAGCTCGAGCAACACATGGGTTTGCCAATTGAAGCTATATTGCGGGATTATGATGCGTCCACTCAGTGGGCTATCACAAATGTGATTCTGGAACAGGCCTAA